One segment of Amycolatopsis alba DSM 44262 DNA contains the following:
- a CDS encoding alpha/beta fold hydrolase: MPGLLAADGTPLHFERWGDSSAPVTVVLLHGYALDRRSWRAIGPVLAEAAEEPLAVLAYDQRGHGESGEVRAASATMGQLADDLAEVLEKVIPDGKIVLVGHDMGGLAILSLAQRHPDAFAARVAGIGLLAMSAGGVTPDAIWPNALGKLGRDLEMVFGTKLIGLVREHTSKAVTAGLRWWLFGDDPVPGDVELAVRMIRGNWPQTVSAFRPALDAYTRESALSQVGAVPVTAIVGERDKLVPAADVEELAGAVENGTSVVLPGVGHVVPLEAAPQVVPRLLALANRARRQD, translated from the coding sequence ATGCCCGGTCTGCTGGCTGCCGACGGGACACCCCTGCATTTCGAACGCTGGGGTGATTCGTCGGCGCCGGTGACCGTGGTGCTCCTCCACGGCTACGCCCTCGACAGGCGGAGCTGGCGCGCCATCGGGCCGGTACTGGCCGAGGCCGCGGAGGAGCCGCTCGCGGTGCTGGCCTACGACCAGCGCGGGCACGGTGAATCCGGCGAGGTCCGGGCCGCGTCGGCGACCATGGGGCAGCTCGCCGACGATCTGGCCGAGGTGCTGGAGAAGGTGATCCCGGACGGCAAGATCGTCCTGGTCGGCCACGACATGGGCGGGCTCGCGATCCTGTCGCTCGCGCAGCGTCACCCGGACGCCTTCGCGGCAAGGGTGGCGGGAATCGGGCTGCTCGCCATGTCCGCAGGCGGGGTCACCCCGGACGCGATCTGGCCGAACGCGCTCGGGAAGCTCGGCCGGGACCTGGAAATGGTGTTCGGGACGAAGCTGATCGGCCTGGTGCGGGAGCATACGAGCAAGGCGGTGACCGCCGGGCTGCGGTGGTGGCTCTTCGGGGACGACCCGGTGCCCGGTGACGTCGAGCTGGCGGTGCGGATGATCCGCGGCAACTGGCCGCAGACGGTGTCCGCGTTCCGTCCTGCACTGGACGCTTACACACGGGAGTCAGCGTTGTCGCAGGTCGGCGCGGTGCCGGTGACCGCGATCGTGGGGGAGCGGGACAAGCTCGTGCCCGCGGCGGACGTCGAGGAGCTGGCCGGCGCGGTGGAGAACGGGACCTCCGTCGTGCTGCCCGGTGTCGGGCACGTCGTGCCGTTGGAAGCGGCCCCGCAGGTGGTGCCGCGTCTGCTGGCACTGGCGAACCGGGCACGCCGACAAGACTGA
- a CDS encoding DUF5703 family protein, with protein sequence MTVVDEAVVEGDWEYRRLQLPPGVSRRAAATQLSIHAEFAGWELSTVRLYSDGTRRVWLRRKRTATPLPGLIT encoded by the coding sequence ATGACAGTTGTGGACGAGGCGGTGGTCGAAGGGGATTGGGAGTACCGGCGGCTGCAGTTGCCTCCCGGTGTCTCCCGGCGGGCGGCGGCGACGCAGCTGTCGATCCACGCCGAGTTCGCCGGCTGGGAGCTCTCGACCGTCCGGCTCTACTCCGACGGGACCAGGAGGGTGTGGTTGCGCCGCAAGCGCACCGCCACCCCCCTGCCCGGTCTCATCACCTGA
- a CDS encoding LLM class F420-dependent oxidoreductase: MRLGLNLGYWGAGNDAANLALAKKADELDYAVVWAAEAYGSDAPTVLSWVAAQTSRIDVGSAVLQIPARTPAMTAMTAATLDTLSGGRFRLGLGVSGPQVSEGWHGVKFASPLGRTREYVEIVRKALSRSRVKYDGEHFQLPLPGGPGKALTLTVHPVREEIPVYLAAIGPKNLELTGEIANGWLPVFFSPEHAGEQLKLIQAGADKAGRSLDGFDVVPTVPLVVGDDWKACADAVRGYAALYIGGMGSREKNFYNQLACRMGFASEAADVQQKYLGRDYEGAMAAVPLEFIDATSLLGPKERIAERMQAFAAAGVTTLTMAPSMPDPESSAHALEVAAEAIELAGVA; the protein is encoded by the coding sequence GTGCGACTCGGACTGAACTTGGGCTATTGGGGCGCGGGAAACGACGCGGCCAACCTGGCATTGGCGAAGAAGGCGGACGAACTGGACTACGCGGTCGTCTGGGCCGCGGAGGCGTACGGCTCGGACGCGCCGACGGTGCTGTCCTGGGTGGCGGCGCAGACCTCACGGATCGATGTGGGCAGCGCGGTGCTGCAGATCCCCGCGCGGACCCCGGCGATGACCGCGATGACCGCCGCGACCCTGGACACGCTGTCGGGCGGCCGGTTCCGCCTCGGCCTCGGTGTCTCCGGCCCGCAGGTCTCCGAAGGCTGGCACGGCGTGAAGTTCGCCTCGCCGCTCGGCCGCACCCGCGAATACGTCGAGATCGTCCGCAAGGCGCTGAGCCGCAGCCGGGTCAAGTACGACGGTGAGCACTTCCAGCTGCCCCTGCCCGGCGGGCCCGGCAAGGCGCTGACCCTCACCGTGCACCCCGTGCGCGAAGAGATCCCCGTGTACCTGGCCGCGATCGGCCCGAAGAACCTCGAACTGACCGGCGAGATCGCGAACGGCTGGCTGCCGGTGTTCTTCTCGCCCGAGCACGCCGGTGAACAGCTGAAGCTGATCCAGGCGGGGGCGGACAAGGCCGGGCGCTCCCTCGACGGCTTCGACGTCGTCCCCACCGTCCCGCTCGTGGTCGGCGACGACTGGAAGGCCTGCGCCGACGCGGTCCGCGGCTACGCGGCGCTGTACATCGGCGGGATGGGCAGCCGGGAGAAGAACTTCTACAACCAGCTCGCCTGCCGGATGGGCTTCGCAAGCGAAGCGGCCGACGTCCAGCAGAAGTACCTGGGCAGGGACTACGAGGGCGCCATGGCGGCCGTCCCGCTGGAGTTCATCGACGCGACGTCGCTGCTAGGGCCGAAGGAACGGATCGCCGAACGGATGCAGGCCTTCGCCGCGGCGGGCGTCACGACGCTGACCATGGCTCCCTCCATGCCGGACCCCGAGAGCTCCGCACACGCTCTCGAGGTCGCCGCCGAGGCGATCGAACTGGCGGGTGTCGCCTGA
- a CDS encoding aldo/keto reductase, with amino-acid sequence MEKRQLGRSGLRVSRMALGTMTWGGDTDSEEAASQLVAFVDAGGTLVDTADIYGEGESERVLGGLLGDLVPRDDIVLATKAVARRTDGPFGGGASRGALLSALEGSLRRLGTDHIDLWQLHAWDTTVPVDETLAALDYAVTSGKARYVGVSNYCGWQLATAAARTSAVAPLVSTQVEYSLLERGVDREVVPAAEHHGIGILPWAPLGRGVLTGKYRSGTPADSRGASSVFAGYVEHHRTDRAARIVQAVATAADGLGTSPLAVALAWVRDRPGVVAPVVGARDTGQLTGSLTAEEITLPPAIRSALDDVSAIEVGYPERGL; translated from the coding sequence GTGGAAAAGCGACAGCTCGGCCGGTCGGGACTGCGGGTCTCGCGGATGGCCCTCGGGACCATGACGTGGGGTGGCGACACCGACTCGGAGGAGGCGGCCAGCCAGCTGGTCGCGTTCGTCGACGCCGGGGGCACCCTGGTCGACACCGCCGACATCTACGGCGAAGGCGAGAGCGAACGCGTCCTCGGAGGGTTGCTCGGCGACCTCGTACCCCGTGACGACATCGTGCTCGCCACCAAGGCGGTCGCCCGCCGCACCGACGGCCCGTTCGGCGGCGGGGCCTCGCGCGGTGCCCTGCTGAGCGCGCTCGAAGGTTCGCTGCGCCGGCTCGGCACCGACCACATCGACCTGTGGCAGCTGCACGCCTGGGACACCACCGTGCCGGTCGACGAGACCCTCGCCGCCCTCGACTACGCCGTGACCAGCGGCAAGGCCCGCTACGTCGGCGTCTCCAACTACTGCGGCTGGCAGCTGGCGACGGCCGCGGCCCGCACTTCCGCCGTCGCTCCCCTGGTCTCGACGCAGGTCGAGTACTCGCTGCTGGAGCGCGGGGTCGATCGCGAGGTCGTCCCGGCCGCGGAGCACCACGGCATCGGCATCCTGCCGTGGGCGCCGCTGGGCCGGGGAGTGCTCACCGGCAAGTACCGCAGCGGGACGCCCGCCGATTCGCGCGGCGCTTCGAGTGTTTTCGCGGGCTATGTCGAACATCACCGGACCGATCGCGCGGCCCGGATCGTGCAGGCGGTCGCGACGGCCGCCGACGGCCTCGGCACCTCCCCGCTGGCCGTCGCGCTGGCCTGGGTCCGCGACCGGCCGGGAGTGGTCGCGCCCGTGGTCGGGGCCCGTGACACGGGTCAGCTGACCGGTTCGCTCACCGCCGAGGAGATCACGCTCCCGCCCGCCATCCGCTCGGCGCTCGACGACGTCAGCGCGATCGAGGTCGGGTACCCGGAACGCGGCCTCTGA
- a CDS encoding methylenetetrahydrofolate reductase, which produces MVDHSDSAAFRKLVTGAESGILLFGITPPRLSADPERIREITAATLGRLAALDMDGLALYDIDDESDRNPAERPFPYLPTMDPATYHADYLDGWNRSAIIYRCVGKYAEAELRTWLQTADSDRVHGVFVGASSKDKPALTTLSEAQALRRDVRPDLLLGGVAITERPEEHLRLIAKQEAGCAYFISQVVYNADAAKSMVSDYFYACRERRLTPKPVLFTLSVCGSTKTLAFLEWLGVDVPRWLENSLRHADDTLAESYEQCMATARDLIAFCRKLGMPFGFLVESVSIRKAEIEASTALADELSRLLERGRPCAR; this is translated from the coding sequence ATGGTGGACCACAGCGACAGCGCGGCTTTCCGGAAGCTGGTGACCGGCGCCGAGAGCGGCATCCTCCTGTTCGGCATCACCCCGCCCCGGCTGAGTGCCGATCCCGAACGGATCCGAGAGATCACCGCGGCCACCCTGGGACGGCTGGCCGCCCTCGACATGGACGGTTTGGCGCTCTACGACATCGACGACGAAAGCGACCGCAATCCGGCGGAACGGCCGTTTCCGTACCTGCCGACCATGGATCCCGCGACCTACCATGCGGACTACCTCGACGGGTGGAACCGTTCCGCGATCATCTACCGGTGCGTCGGCAAATACGCCGAGGCCGAACTGCGGACCTGGCTGCAGACAGCGGATTCGGACCGTGTGCACGGTGTCTTCGTCGGTGCGTCCTCCAAGGACAAGCCGGCGCTGACAACTTTGTCCGAGGCGCAGGCCCTGCGCCGGGACGTCCGTCCGGATCTGCTGCTGGGCGGCGTCGCCATCACCGAACGCCCTGAGGAGCATCTGCGTCTGATCGCCAAGCAGGAGGCGGGATGTGCGTACTTCATCTCGCAGGTCGTCTACAACGCTGACGCGGCGAAGAGCATGGTTTCGGATTATTTCTACGCCTGCCGCGAGCGGCGGCTCACGCCAAAGCCCGTCCTCTTCACACTCTCGGTGTGCGGGTCGACGAAGACCCTGGCATTCCTCGAATGGCTCGGCGTCGATGTCCCGCGCTGGCTCGAGAACTCCCTGCGCCACGCGGACGACACGCTGGCCGAATCCTATGAGCAGTGTATGGCGACCGCACGAGACCTGATCGCTTTCTGCCGCAAGCTCGGCATGCCGTTCGGCTTCCTCGTCGAGAGCGTGTCCATCCGCAAGGCCGAGATCGAAGCATCGACCGCCCTCGCCGACGAGCTGAGCCGGCTGCTCGAACGAGGCCGACCGTGTGCTCGATGA
- a CDS encoding SRPBCC family protein: MGHEFEISDRVEVDATPEQVWDAIATGPGITSWFMGRNEVEGGVGGTVKTAFGGYEPASAITAWDPLERLVYGTEPEPDGRFVAYEFLIEGRSGGSTVLRTVTSGFLPGDDWEDEFEAMSAGGELFLRTLVEYLNGFAGRQAAPVTVFGPMIEDWDSAWLKLGRELGLAGRPEMGDRVRLSTSGVSTVDGEVYFANAQTVGIRTPDALLRFVRGFVGPMVAMHHLFGDVDSAEQDGIWADWLGRVFR, encoded by the coding sequence ATGGGCCACGAATTCGAGATCTCCGACCGGGTCGAAGTCGACGCGACGCCGGAACAGGTCTGGGACGCCATCGCGACCGGGCCGGGCATCACGTCCTGGTTCATGGGGCGCAACGAAGTCGAAGGCGGCGTCGGCGGCACCGTGAAGACCGCGTTCGGCGGCTACGAACCCGCGTCCGCGATCACCGCCTGGGACCCGCTGGAACGGCTCGTCTACGGCACGGAGCCCGAACCGGACGGACGATTCGTCGCCTACGAATTCCTCATCGAGGGCCGCTCCGGTGGCAGCACCGTGCTGAGGACCGTGACGAGCGGTTTCCTGCCCGGCGACGACTGGGAAGACGAGTTCGAGGCGATGAGCGCCGGCGGAGAGCTGTTCCTTCGCACGCTGGTCGAGTACCTCAACGGTTTCGCCGGCCGGCAGGCGGCGCCGGTGACGGTGTTCGGGCCGATGATCGAGGACTGGGACAGCGCGTGGCTGAAGCTGGGCCGGGAACTGGGCCTGGCCGGGCGGCCGGAGATGGGGGACCGGGTCCGCCTGTCCACCAGCGGGGTGTCCACTGTGGACGGCGAGGTCTACTTCGCGAACGCGCAGACGGTCGGGATCCGGACCCCGGACGCGCTCCTGAGGTTCGTCCGCGGCTTCGTCGGGCCGATGGTCGCGATGCATCATCTGTTCGGCGACGTCGATTCCGCCGAACAGGACGGGATTTGGGCCGACTGGCTCGGCCGCGTGTTCAGGTGA
- a CDS encoding winged helix-turn-helix domain-containing protein, with translation MFSVAVIEDAEAAEVSLDPVRARLLAELAEPASATMLAARVDLPRQKVNYHLRALEKHGLVELVEERRKGNVTERMMRATASSYVISPTALSAVQPDPAQSPDRLSARWLLAVAGRLVRDVGVLITGSTKARKRVATFAIDGEVRFSSAADRAAFAEELTVAITNLVSKYHDEDAEQGRDHRIVVAVHPSVKTEPEEH, from the coding sequence ATGTTCTCCGTTGCGGTGATCGAGGACGCGGAAGCGGCCGAAGTCTCACTCGACCCGGTCCGGGCCCGGCTGCTGGCCGAACTGGCCGAACCGGCGTCGGCCACGATGCTGGCCGCGCGCGTCGATCTGCCGAGACAGAAGGTCAACTACCACTTGCGGGCGCTGGAGAAGCATGGCCTGGTCGAGCTCGTCGAAGAGCGGCGCAAGGGCAACGTCACCGAGCGCATGATGCGCGCGACGGCGTCCTCGTACGTCATCTCGCCGACGGCGCTTTCGGCCGTGCAGCCCGATCCGGCCCAGTCGCCGGACAGGCTCTCCGCGCGCTGGCTGCTCGCGGTGGCGGGCAGGCTGGTACGCGACGTCGGCGTGCTGATCACCGGCTCGACCAAGGCGCGCAAACGGGTCGCGACCTTCGCGATCGACGGCGAGGTGCGGTTCTCCTCCGCCGCGGACAGGGCCGCGTTCGCCGAAGAGCTCACCGTCGCGATCACGAACCTGGTGAGCAAGTACCACGACGAGGACGCCGAGCAGGGCCGTGACCACCGGATTGTCGTCGCCGTCCACCCGAGCGTCAAAACCGAGCCCGAGGAGCACTGA
- a CDS encoding type 2 lanthipeptide synthetase LanM family protein, whose product MTGVTPQTSATSLPLSWWVHGQTPRERNADKPVWADFAEHAVTTLLPERPPVRDWRVEFAGVFRSFVAAACQAAVPDDLADADVEALRRGFAAQLDQHLLKLSVRTLVLELHRARKAGTLQGETPEERFSDFVRRQSTPAGLARLFGEYPVLARLLAQSCLHAAEANAEMLTRFAADAAALPGSVVDGELGTLVEVAGGIGDSHARGRSVKLLRFSSGAKVIYKPRPLILHERFTDVVDQLNKRLPGLELRTADALPRDGYGWLRFVEYRPCADIADVDRFYRRQGILLALLHALDATDVHYENIIACGDQPVLIDIETLFQPSPPDPPEGDPAAAMLARSVQRTLLLPQLFAGEHGAVDISGLAGRGGKLPTDRVDWADPGTDHMRLVRVPGELAGGNNLPRLDGRDVTPAEHSAALLAGFRLGYDAISTARDELAEHLRRCAEDPIRVLIRPTNFYFRLLDETTHPDLLRDAEDRDRAFDLLEEDSAGEEKLLRLVPHERADLWTGDVPMFTSNPGSTSLLDSRGDSVEGVVDRPSLDTVLAKVADMDPLDQRDQEWLIAATLAISTAIDGHHGSGETAETAVPNQAPDAERLLVTACGIADHIVANAFSDEHRSNWLGIELVDDRYWTVLPMGAGLGEGYCGVALFLAQLAELTGIARYRDLAAYAISPLPSLFATLRADPELAATAGCGGLLGLGGVAYTIARLSTLVGLPAGDLIEQAVDLMPDATHGTPSGFTTGLAGGVASMRSVYVQTGLESALAKADRYAGLLLDRERPLGTGFARGSAGIDWVLRAHARTGEESPGKADDRAESTGGWCDGLAGAALGQAAQLPDPAHSLQLDRTVKRLSDGAPMKDLSLCHGESGVLEVLCVLAENGHTGAAAAARRRTGHLLAAIDQRGARCGTPGAIPAPGLLTGLAGIGYGLLRLGFGDRVPSALLLRPDRPHPAATVIPPVNRV is encoded by the coding sequence ATGACCGGTGTGACGCCCCAGACATCGGCGACGTCCCTGCCGCTGAGTTGGTGGGTGCACGGCCAGACCCCGCGCGAACGGAATGCGGACAAGCCCGTATGGGCCGACTTCGCCGAACACGCTGTCACGACGCTTCTGCCGGAGCGCCCTCCAGTCCGTGACTGGCGTGTCGAGTTCGCCGGGGTCTTCAGGTCGTTCGTCGCTGCCGCCTGCCAGGCGGCGGTCCCCGATGACCTCGCCGATGCCGACGTCGAGGCGCTCCGCCGGGGTTTCGCGGCTCAGCTCGACCAGCATCTGCTCAAACTCTCGGTCCGCACCCTGGTCCTCGAACTCCACCGCGCCCGCAAGGCCGGCACTCTCCAGGGTGAAACGCCCGAAGAGCGCTTCTCGGACTTCGTGCGCCGGCAATCCACTCCGGCCGGACTCGCCCGGTTGTTCGGCGAGTACCCGGTTCTGGCCCGGCTCCTCGCCCAGTCCTGTCTGCACGCCGCCGAAGCCAACGCCGAAATGCTGACCCGCTTCGCCGCCGACGCCGCCGCGCTTCCCGGCTCGGTCGTGGACGGCGAGCTCGGCACGCTCGTCGAGGTGGCGGGCGGGATCGGCGACTCGCACGCGCGAGGACGGTCGGTCAAACTGCTCCGCTTCTCCAGCGGCGCCAAGGTGATCTACAAACCCCGTCCGCTGATCCTGCACGAGCGCTTCACCGACGTCGTCGACCAGCTGAACAAGCGGCTCCCCGGCCTCGAACTGCGGACCGCCGACGCACTGCCGCGCGACGGGTACGGCTGGCTCCGGTTCGTCGAGTACCGACCCTGCGCCGATATCGCCGACGTCGACCGCTTTTACCGCCGCCAGGGCATCCTCCTGGCGCTCCTGCACGCGCTCGACGCCACCGACGTCCACTACGAGAACATCATCGCCTGCGGCGACCAGCCGGTGCTGATCGACATCGAGACGCTGTTCCAGCCGTCGCCGCCCGACCCGCCGGAGGGTGATCCCGCGGCGGCGATGCTGGCGAGATCGGTCCAGCGCACCCTGCTGCTCCCCCAGCTCTTCGCCGGGGAGCACGGCGCCGTCGACATCTCCGGGCTAGCCGGACGCGGTGGCAAGCTGCCAACCGACCGGGTCGATTGGGCCGATCCCGGCACCGACCACATGCGACTGGTCCGGGTGCCCGGCGAACTCGCGGGCGGGAACAACCTCCCCCGTCTCGACGGCCGCGACGTCACCCCCGCCGAGCACAGCGCGGCGCTGCTGGCCGGATTCCGGCTCGGCTACGACGCGATCTCCACCGCTCGGGACGAACTCGCCGAGCACCTCCGGCGCTGCGCCGAAGATCCCATCCGGGTGCTCATCCGGCCGACGAACTTCTACTTCCGCCTGCTGGACGAGACCACCCATCCCGACCTCCTGCGCGACGCGGAGGACCGCGACCGCGCCTTCGACCTGCTCGAAGAGGACTCGGCAGGCGAGGAAAAACTGCTCAGGCTCGTGCCGCACGAACGGGCCGACCTGTGGACGGGCGACGTGCCGATGTTCACCTCGAACCCCGGCTCGACGTCGCTGCTGGATTCACGCGGCGACAGTGTCGAAGGCGTGGTCGACCGGCCGTCGCTGGACACCGTGCTGGCGAAGGTCGCCGACATGGATCCGCTCGACCAGCGCGACCAGGAATGGCTGATCGCGGCCACCCTCGCCATCAGCACGGCGATCGACGGGCATCACGGAAGCGGCGAGACCGCGGAAACGGCCGTGCCGAACCAGGCACCCGACGCGGAACGACTGCTGGTCACCGCCTGCGGGATCGCCGATCACATCGTCGCCAACGCCTTCTCCGACGAGCACCGCTCCAACTGGCTCGGCATCGAACTCGTCGACGACCGCTACTGGACCGTGCTGCCGATGGGCGCGGGGCTCGGTGAAGGCTACTGCGGTGTCGCGCTGTTCCTCGCCCAGCTCGCCGAGCTGACCGGGATCGCGCGCTACCGCGATCTGGCCGCCTACGCGATCAGCCCGCTCCCGAGCCTTTTCGCCACCCTCCGGGCCGACCCCGAACTGGCCGCCACCGCCGGTTGCGGCGGGCTTCTCGGGCTCGGTGGCGTCGCGTACACGATCGCCCGGCTCAGCACTCTGGTCGGTCTCCCCGCGGGTGATCTGATCGAACAGGCCGTCGACCTGATGCCCGACGCCACGCACGGGACACCGTCCGGGTTCACCACGGGGCTGGCGGGCGGGGTCGCCTCGATGCGCTCGGTGTACGTCCAAACCGGACTGGAGTCGGCGCTGGCGAAGGCGGACCGATACGCCGGCCTGCTGCTCGACCGCGAGCGTCCACTGGGGACGGGTTTCGCGCGCGGTTCCGCCGGGATCGACTGGGTCCTGCGGGCACACGCCCGGACCGGCGAAGAATCGCCCGGAAAGGCGGACGATCGGGCGGAAAGCACCGGCGGCTGGTGCGACGGTCTCGCGGGCGCCGCCCTCGGCCAGGCAGCCCAGCTGCCCGATCCCGCCCACTCCCTCCAGCTGGACCGGACGGTCAAACGACTGTCCGACGGGGCACCCATGAAGGATCTCAGCCTGTGTCACGGCGAGTCCGGAGTGCTGGAAGTGTTGTGCGTGCTGGCGGAGAACGGGCACACTGGCGCCGCCGCCGCGGCGCGTCGCCGGACCGGTCATCTGCTCGCCGCCATCGACCAGCGCGGCGCGCGCTGCGGTACTCCCGGCGCGATCCCCGCGCCGGGGTTGCTGACCGGTCTGGCGGGTATCGGCTACGGCCTGCTGCGGCTGGGATTCGGCGACCGGGTCCCGTCCGCACTCCTGCTCCGCCCCGATCGGCCGCATCCCGCGGCCACCGTCATTCCGCCGGTAAACCGAGTATGA
- a CDS encoding M20/M25/M40 family metallo-hydrolase → MTEPNLIEAAAEEAVTLTSELIRIDTTNTGDPDTLVGERAAAEYVAEKLTDAGYEITYVESGGKNRHNVIVRLPGADPSRGALLIHGHLDAVPADASEWSVHPFSGAIQDDYVWGRGAVDMKDMLGMTLALARHYKINNIVPPRDLVFAFLADEEAGGKYGAQWLVENRPELFEGVTEAISEVGGFSITLKDNVRAYLIETAEKGIRWMKLRVRGTAGHGSMIHRDNAVTKLSEAVARLGNHRFPLVMTDSVREFLDGVTEITGWDFPEDDIEGSVAKLGNISRMIGATLRDTANPTMLTAGYKSNVIPSVAEASVDCRILPGRLEAFNAELEEILGPDIEKEWMELPPVETTFDGALVDAMTNAVLAEDPGARTLPYMLSGGTDAKSFQSLGIRNFGFAPLQLPADLDFSALFHGVDERVPVDALKFGVRVLDRFLRSA, encoded by the coding sequence GTGACCGAACCGAATTTGATCGAAGCCGCCGCCGAAGAGGCAGTCACCCTCACCAGTGAACTGATCCGCATCGACACCACCAACACCGGTGACCCCGACACGCTGGTGGGTGAACGCGCCGCGGCGGAGTACGTCGCCGAGAAACTCACCGACGCGGGCTACGAGATCACCTATGTCGAGTCCGGCGGCAAGAACCGCCACAACGTGATCGTCCGGCTGCCGGGCGCCGACCCTTCGCGTGGCGCGCTCCTGATCCACGGTCACCTCGACGCCGTCCCCGCCGACGCCTCGGAGTGGTCGGTGCACCCGTTCTCCGGCGCGATCCAGGACGACTACGTCTGGGGCCGCGGTGCTGTCGACATGAAAGACATGCTCGGCATGACGCTCGCGCTGGCCCGCCACTACAAGATCAACAACATCGTCCCGCCGCGTGACCTCGTGTTCGCGTTCCTCGCCGACGAAGAGGCAGGCGGCAAGTACGGCGCGCAGTGGCTGGTGGAGAACCGGCCCGAGCTGTTCGAAGGAGTCACCGAGGCGATCAGCGAGGTCGGGGGCTTCTCGATCACGCTGAAGGACAACGTCCGCGCGTATCTCATCGAGACGGCCGAAAAGGGCATCCGCTGGATGAAGCTGCGCGTGCGCGGTACCGCGGGCCACGGCTCGATGATCCACCGCGACAACGCCGTCACCAAGCTGTCCGAGGCGGTCGCGAGGCTCGGCAACCACCGCTTCCCGCTGGTCATGACCGACTCCGTCCGCGAGTTCCTGGACGGCGTCACCGAGATCACCGGCTGGGACTTCCCCGAGGACGACATCGAGGGTTCCGTCGCCAAGCTCGGCAACATCTCGCGGATGATCGGCGCGACCCTGCGCGACACGGCGAACCCGACGATGCTCACCGCGGGCTACAAGTCGAACGTCATCCCCTCGGTCGCGGAGGCTTCGGTCGACTGCCGGATCCTTCCCGGCCGTCTCGAGGCGTTCAACGCCGAGCTGGAGGAGATCCTCGGCCCGGACATCGAGAAGGAGTGGATGGAGCTGCCGCCGGTCGAGACGACCTTCGACGGTGCCCTCGTCGACGCGATGACCAACGCGGTCCTCGCCGAAGATCCTGGCGCCCGCACGCTCCCGTACATGCTCTCCGGCGGCACCGACGCGAAGTCGTTCCAGTCGCTCGGGATCCGCAACTTCGGGTTCGCCCCGTTGCAGCTGCCCGCGGACCTCGACTTCTCGGCGCTGTTCCACGGGGTCGACGAGCGTGTCCCGGTCGACGCGCTGAAGTTCGGCGTGCGGGTGCTCGACCGCTTCCTGCGCTCGGCCTGA